Genomic segment of Nitrospirae bacterium CG2_30_53_67:
TTTGTGAAGCCTCTCAGATCCAGGAAGACGGTCGTCACGTTTCTTGCCTCATTCACGATCCGCCCGTTCACATGATAGCGGTAAAGACTCCCTGCATTGTAGAGATCTTCAGCCAGCGAAGCCTGCTTTTCCGACAGGATCTCAACGTTTCTCTTCAAGATCTGGACTATTTCATTCCGCTTCAAGGCCTGCATGAAATCCAGATAGGCGCTGTTGAGTTCCGAATGGGAGAATTCCTCTTTCTTGATGTTCTTGGAAGAGAGGATCTTGCGGCCCACTTCATCATAATCCATCAACAGGTAGCGGACCAGATCAGCGCTCTTCAATAAGTCTGAAGCGGTTTTTTGCCGAATGGACTCCGGACAGCCCGAGAGCTCCTGGATCTTCTTCAACCACAGGGTTTCATTCCTCTCGATTCCGTTTCGTATACGAGAGGAAAGGATCCCGAAAATTTCCTTAAAGCTGTTTAACGTGATTTTGAATCTTGCATTGTCGACCCCCAAGATGTCCTGTATGTTGATCTCCTCCTGTTCCGTGGTGACGAGCGGGAGCTGATCTTCAAGGATGGACCGTATCAGGGAGGCATTGAACGCCGGGCCGAACCGGAAGGCAACGCTTTTAGGCGCGTGTTCCTCAACCTTTTTGAGCGTCTCTTGATGAATGCCGGAGAGCAGGACGGAAAGCTTAGAATGGAGAAGGTATTTGTGATAGGGTTTTCTTCCCCCGGAAGAAATGAATTCATGGACGATTCCGGAGAATACCTTCGCGAGAGATAGATAAAAAAGATTATAGAGACCGCTTCTGCGTTCCTGCATAACCGCCTGCATCTGTATCTTGATCAACATCTCCTTGAGGCGATCAATGCTTTCAACGGTCTTCAACTCGTCTTCCTGTTCCCCGATGGCAACGGGATAGACCGCCTGAAGAACCTCACGAAACAGGGCTCCCAGAATCGGCGGGAAATCGACAAAAATCTTCTTCTGTCCGCCCTGGATCTCGTCCCCCTGAGGCAGTTTGGGAAGCGGGTATCCAAAGAGTTCCCCCGCCTCTCTTTCCAGGTCAACGATGTATTTAAACGATGCCGTCTCTCCCGGCTTCATTCGAAGGAGATTTTTCATATTCTGACCTTTACCCTGCTATCCTATGGTTCCATGTACAACTTCCTGATCTTCTTCATGTCTTCCCAGACTAAACGCTTCTCGGATGGATACCGCAAGAGGTAGGCCGGATGATACGTGGGCATGACCTTAATCCCATCCATGTCATGGAATCTCCCCCTTAATCTGGAAATCGAATCCCTGGTTTTCAACAGGGTTTTTGAGGCCGGAGCGCCGAGGGCGCATAGGATCGAAGGGCGGATTGCCCGGATCTGCTGCCTTAAAAACGGGACACAAGCGGCGATTTCATCCTCTTCAGGTTCCCGATTCTCAGGGGGTCTGCATTTCACGACGTTGGTGATATAGACATCATCCCTGGTCAGATCTATGGACGCGATGATTTTGGTCAGAAGCCGGCCGGCCTTTCCCACAAACGCCAGCCCCTCCCTGTCTTCGTCCTCGCCGGGCCCTTCCCCTACGAACATCAGGCGGGCGTGAGGGTCCCCCTGTCCGAAGACGATCTTCTTCCTCCCTTGATGGAGGCGGCACCGTGTGCATTCACCGAGGATCTCCCTGACATGCTCCAACGACAGGTCTTCTTCAAGGCTGAGACCCGGGTTCACTCCCCCGGAGGCCGAGATCCATGATGGGATCTCCGGCATCTGTCCGATGAGATGCCGTTTCAGGCCTGATAGAATCTGAAGGAGCTTATTCGGATCCATGCATCCTGCTTACGGAAACCTTCAAGGGTTTGGGACAAAGAAAATTTTCAATGCGCCGGGCAATTCCATCCGGATCCAGACCGTATTTCCTCCGAAGAACCTCCTGTGATCCCTGTTCGATAAAATGGTCCGGCAGGCCGATCCGAAGAAGCTTTACATCATGGATCTTCTCCTGCTCCAGGGCCTCCAGCACGGCGCTCCCGAAACCGCCCATGAGCGCGTTCTCCTCCACCGTGACGAGATGGTTTGTCTCGGAGAGAACCTCACGGATCATGCTTAGATCCAGAGGTTTTACAAACCTCGCATTCACCACGGTGGCGTGGATCCCTTTTTTCTTCAAGATCCGTGCGGCCTGCAGGGAGGGATAGACCATATGTCCGATGGCCAGGATGGCCGCATCCTCTCCCAGGGTCAGACGTTCGGCCTCTCCGATGGCCAGCAGACTGGGATAAGGTTCAAGCTCCACCCCGGTTCCAACTCCTCTCGGATACCGGATGGCCGCAGGATGATTGCAGACGAGCGCGGTCTTCAGCATGTTCTGGAGTTCGTTTTCGTCTTTTGGAGACATCAGGATGATATTGGGGATATGGCGTAAATAGGAGAGATCAAAGTTTCCATGATGGGTCGGACCGTCATCTCCGACCAGTCCCGCCCGGTCCACGGCAAAGACCACCGGGAGATCCGGCAGGCAAACGTCATGGAGGATCTGGTCGTAGGCCCTCTGCAAAAATGTGGAATAGATCGCAGCCACGGGTTTGAACCCCTCTGCAGCCAGTCCTGCCGAGAAGGTGATCCCGTGCTGTTCGGCGATCCCGACATCGAAAAATCGGTCCGGAAATTTCTGCGCAAAATAGTGGAGGCCTGTGCCTCCCGGCATGGCCGCGGACACGGCCACAATGCTTTCATCCTCGAATGCAAGCCGGGTCAGGAGCTTCCCGAAGACCTCGGTATAGGTCGGAACGTCCTTGCCGTTGCCCAGGATCTTCCCGGTCTTTCTTTCAAAGGGCCCGACCCCATGGAAGACCGATGGATTCTTTTCGGCAGGCTCGTAGCCTTTCCCTTTCTGAGTGGTCACATGAACCAGCACG
This window contains:
- a CDS encoding 1-deoxy-D-xylulose-5-phosphate synthase; amino-acid sequence: MYKYLNRIDSPADLKKLKMAELPLLAEEIRDMIISTVSSNGGHLSSSLGVVELTIALHYVFDAPKDRIVWDVGHQAYAHKLLTGRRKAFRSLRQYGGISGFPRREESRYDVFTVGHSSTSISAALGMVEARDLRGEDHKVIAVIGDGSMTAGLAFEGLNQGGASEKDLIIVLNDNEMSISPNVGALSSYLSRHMTGDFYVSIQKIVENVLKNIPGIGGSMLKAAKRLEDSLKGLIVPGMVFEELGFEYVGPIQGHRFDRLIQTFENVKKLKRPVLVHVTTQKGKGYEPAEKNPSVFHGVGPFERKTGKILGNGKDVPTYTEVFGKLLTRLAFEDESIVAVSAAMPGGTGLHYFAQKFPDRFFDVGIAEQHGITFSAGLAAEGFKPVAAIYSTFLQRAYDQILHDVCLPDLPVVFAVDRAGLVGDDGPTHHGNFDLSYLRHIPNIILMSPKDENELQNMLKTALVCNHPAAIRYPRGVGTGVELEPYPSLLAIGEAERLTLGEDAAILAIGHMVYPSLQAARILKKKGIHATVVNARFVKPLDLSMIREVLSETNHLVTVEENALMGGFGSAVLEALEQEKIHDVKLLRIGLPDHFIEQGSQEVLRRKYGLDPDGIARRIENFLCPKPLKVSVSRMHGSE